GCACCAACCTCTAGAGGAAGTTGTGTGCAGACATAGCAGCTCTTGTTGGTAATTTTCCTGGCTGCAGCCATGACTACTGCATACCATGAGTTTTCTTCAGGCTTTGTTGGGTTCTGAGTGAACTCAGGTAACAGTTCCCTCTTTAATCTGCGTGATGGTTTctcagtgtggctgctgctggaatCACTGTGACCCTGTTCTTGGGCTGACTGAGGTGTAACTTCAGACAGGAGCAGGAATATGCTCCGCATTCCTCTGCATCTGCCAATAGTCGTTGGCATCATTCCATCAGCAGTGTGACCTAAACCCACCCCCGTAATCAGTGTGCTGCCTCTTCGTGAGTTTGAGAAACGTGTGGCCCTATTGATAATCCACACCCTTCTCTCCCTCGTGAACACAAGGCGTGGGAAGGTGTTGGCTCACTTACTGATGCTAATGCACGCTTGATGAGGTGTTCTCTCTGGGCTCAGGGACTTGTTTCCAGTGGCTGGCGTGGATCCAGGTTGCCCTTTCCGCGATCTTCAcgcatgtttctgtgttgaggAGAATCTGGTACGCCCTGTTCCACCGGCACGCTTTCCAGTTCTTCCTCCTCAGGTCTCTCACCACGATCTAGTCACCTGGTTCCAAGTCGTgcagtgtctgttttgtgtcCTTTGGGAGAGCATCCTTTAGCTATTTGTGAATATCAGAAAGCACAGAGGACAGGTttgcacaataacacatttcatCCTGGCACTGGTGAAGGGGAATGGTCTTTTAACAGGCCCAATCCCTGTCTCCATCAGCCGTGCAAAGAGGATCTTAAAAGGACTAAGGCTGTTCTTGGTTCCTCTTCTTCTAttggtttctgttcattttaaatggaaTTTTTAGAGAAGTTAAAGAACTTTGACTTTCAGTCATCATACCCCCTTTTGACACATGGTTCTTGCCATGTATCAACTTCACATAATGATGGAACAGGTATTTGGTTAAACAAGGTTTCCTTTGACTTTGTCAGTGAAAGAGCAGCCTGCTTTCTCTCTTACTGGGTGTTTCTGGCCTGTAATTCATGCAAATCAGCTGTGAGTATTAGTGGTGAGTTAGACAACGGTAAAGCATTGAAAAGTCAGTTTTTTGCTTGCAACTGCTTTTGCCACAGCATCCGCTCTGGCATTCacctgtgaaacaaaatcacGATTGTTAGTGTGTACTTCACATTTGTAGATAGCAACCTGTGTGGGAAGGAGGACAGCGTCAAGGAGATCAGTATGGTGGGCAATGGGTTTTCCCAATGGATGTTAAGAAACTCCTATTGGCCTAAAGGCAGCCAAAATCATGCACCACTCCCCATACATATCTACTGTCTGTGTAGATATTGACTGTTTTGCCAATTTGCCAATTTACATGCTTCTGCCAATGCAACTAACTCTGCTGCCTGTGCAGAGTAATTTGAGGGGAGTGATTCAACCAAATACCAAGTTCTAAAGTGTCTGACACCAATTTtgaggaataaaatgaaaatgaattataacaTATTTATACATCTGAGGAGGCAGCACTGCAAATGATGTTTTTTGGATTAATGGGCAACAAATGGACAAATAGAGGACACGTCTACACTGAAATAAACGATTCTGAGATGACACAGTCTCAATGGAAGCACATCACCAGTATGTTTGCttaacaattaatttatttatatgatcAACTGTGcaaccaggtgtgtgtgtgtgtgtgtgtgaaattctCTTACTGAAAAGCAAACTGATTCTCCTCTTTAtctgtatacacacatttcatgtgtgctgtaacacatgaaatgtgcactcctcaagcatgagacgcaCAACAGTTGTATTTACATTGTATGTACATTATTTACATACACTGTTAATTACAGAGACTGAACACAACACTGTAGCTGACAAAGTGTCTAATCTGTCATCATGTGTCAGGATGGCTGAATGTGCAGGGCAGTGCAGTGCACTCATCTGATACCAGTATGTTGGACTTGGGCTAGTACTATCTTCTGATATGTGTAGGATAAAGTGATTTCTGTCATGTGTGATTACCAgtatctgtctgtcagagtgacAGTTTCCTCCAGCAGAGGAGCAAAACCTGTTCTGTTCTGGGGAATCTGAGGCCTGTCTCCACCCAACTTTGCCTGTATAAAGGTTGAAAAGATAGAAGGGTTAGACGGGTGATGGCACTTGGAAACTCATTCTACACACAGGTCTCTTGAGTTCTAGTTTTTAAAGCAGATATTGCTGAATGACTGGTTGGCTGGTAGGAAACAAGCTTAGAAGCCACTGTGGTGGTACATCTGAATAAAATGCTGCAGAGGTTGAGTTGGGTTTGAAGAATGCTGGGTGAAtgaagagctgtgtgtgtgtgtgtgtgtgtgtgtgtgtgtgtgtgtgtgtgtgtgtgtgtgtgtgtgtgtgtgaaagagagagagagagagaataaatgtgtgtggttCACAAATAAACCTCTGTACAGTATCACTTGAAGGTCAGATAACAGTTCAAAACAGTGTCACCTCTCGATAACTGCATTATTTCTATGTTGACGTGTTTTCTccaataaacaaacaatcaaCAACAAATACGATTGTACTGGGAATACAGGCGTCCAATAAGAAACTCAAAGCAGTGAAGTAAATCCAACTGTgatgactgaaataaaactgagtaCAGCTGTGATATCCAGTTTGCCTAAGTGCATGAACATCATGATCACGATTAGCTTTGAAAAGTGATGAGATTCTCCATGAACTGACCTGTTACTGCAGTCACAGGCTCTTTGCCAGTAACCAAccaaacactgcaaaatatcataataataaagtaTCAAACCTAAGTGTTCACTGAGAGTTGTCCTGGATTCACACTGGTGTGTGTTTAAGTCCACTGTTATTTCAGTGATGAAGCGTAACGTATGCTAGTCACGATGAACTAGTAGATATCTGGTTAGAGAGgggtttggggttttttttagacttttttgcACAGCAACATTTTCTTGGCAAACTGAACCAACATTGCAATGTTAGCAACACTTAGAAACTCAGAGCATTTGTCAGGAGCATGGGGTCATGGGTCAGGATGGGTGGGTCAGGATCATGGGTCAGGATGGGTGgatgtgcagtgcagtgcactCATCTAATACCAGTATGTTGGacatatccatccatccattatctataccttttatctgttaagggttgtgggggctggagcctatcccgGCTGTCACagggcgagaggcggggtacaccctgtacagattgacagtccatcgcagggccaacacatagagacaaacaaccagtcacactcatattcacacctactggcaatttagagtcaccagttaacctaaggGTCATGTCTTTGGAcggtgggaggaagctggagaacccagacagaacccacgcaggcacagagagaacatgtaaactccacacagaaaaacctcGGGCTCGAACCTGGAACCATCTCtctgtgaggcgacagtgctaaccgcCCTATGTTGGACTTATTGTCATCTGACTACATCAATGTGTTGCTGTGAAAGGTTGTGAGGAAATATGTATGGATGGTAAACAGAGTTTAAGTGAATCAGAGTGTCTGTTTTACATGAATATCACAGGCAACAACGATACAGAAAAGACCATTTGTCCTCAACAGTTTCCTCAAAGTTGTTAAAGGTGTTTGTGCCTGGAGTTGACAGCGTAGccaataaagtttttttgtaggccatcaccaaagtcatatcaataacaatgagaaaatgtgGGAGAGAtggtggaaacagagaaagatgcaCCAACAAAATGAACCTGTCAGGCAGGTACTGTATGACAGGTGTCCTCAGCTCAATAAAGCAGAATGTTCCTCTGAAAAGGAATGAGGAAATATTCAGCGGATAGTACCCTGCATTCCTACCTGGTAGGTACACTGCACTTCCTCCTAAAATCAAAAGCTCTCATGTGTATCGTCCATGTTTCTGTGAGCACTCACACAGCTGATTCATGAATCTATGAATCATGATTGAATCGAATTGTGAAGTGCCTACAGATTCCCACCCCTGATACAAAGACTTTGAATGAAAACTACAAACAATCCATTAATGTCCACATTCTGTACAtgtaacaaacagaaatgttgatCTAAAATCTGTCAGAGTTGGGTACAAAGTAATTTCTGAGGATGTAATGAGGATGTAAGGGTGTCTGGTGAAAAGGATAAATGTACCGTGTCCCTGAACTCAACATGTTGCAGAATCAGACACACTAGAGACCTGTTAACATACAACAGGTGATGAACACGTCCGGacattcttgttttgtttttttaatagttaaTCTGTGTGTATATCTATGTTAAACCCAAAGTTAAATAACCTGTGTGAGTATCCTCCTGTTGGGGGTTAGTTACCAcagctgtgtttatatttgttaactaattaaaaaatgtaagtcagatttcatttttgtcatttttgtcatttaaggTTTCTGACCCTCTTACAGGCTCTGAAAGTAACTGTGTTGTAGAGTCATTTCCATGCCTAACCCCATTATATTATACACTCCCAGACTCCAGGAATTAGCCTATAGCCAGCTAACATAGCAAGTCATAgcaaagtttctgttttttattttaaatgtgccAATATTGTCATTTACAGTTGAATGTGGACATATTGAAACATTGGCACTCACAGAGGTTTGTTGAAGAGCAGAGACATCACTTTGActattgtggaaaaaaacaaacatcatcagGTAAACAATGAAGACATCCcttctgtgtgtgggtggattCAGTTTACAACCTGAGACGCCGCAGGTCAGTGAGCATCAGCGCTCACAGAGCTCACCTCCACAACAGCTTCTCACTCTAAGGTCCATTTAGAGCAGGTATATTAAATAGATTATTCACCTTaactcattttttatttgcccTTTAACATGTAAAGAAACACCAAGTACATTCCATTATATCATGTGATCAGTAGGCATTTATTTGACCCACCAACACAGTAACAGTACAGCTGCTGCTTATATTTAGTCTGTTGTTTatacatctctatatatctctataaacatgacaaagagaaaTTCTATGAAGCCACAAATTAcatgacagcagacagagctTCAGATCAGTAATAATCATCTGAACTCTTCTTGGTGTCAGGaagttgtttcagtttgttctggTTCGTCTTCAAGTCCAACATCAGCTTCTTTATACCTTCTGTGTGCAGCAGATTCTCTCCAGTGATGTGACCCAGTGCTGTTGTAatctcctccatcaccttcACCACAGGCTCCAGCAGGATCTGGTGTCGGGTCTGCAGCTCTGCTGCACTCCCCGCCCCACACAGCAGCCCCAGCTGATGGACGGCTCGTCTCACTTTAGCCTGAACATCAGCAACGACCTCCCTCTTCACAGTCAGAGCCTGCAGTTTGGCCTTGGCCTCATTAATCTTCCTGTCAGCCTCTTGGATGTCACGCTCAGCTTGATCGATGGAGGATCTGtactcagacactttgtcagAGTATGATTTCACCTGAGATTCACAGTTCTCCACTTCCTTCTTAGCTCTGTCTACGGCATCAGAGGCCTGGCTCATTTCGATGGCACCACCGGCGATCATAGCTGGTCCTGAGAACAGGTTAAAAACACCATTAAGTGTCTCTGCTACACCATCACctgattaattttttaaaaataaactgcagcacttaaaacttcatttatttactcaccAGCAATCCACCCCCAGAAAGGGATAAATAAGACACCAATCCCAACATTCCTCACTATCTCAGCATTatcccttctctttctcataCCATCCAGGGTGTCTTCTGCTGACTTCAGgtttctcctttctgtctccAGAGCTTCAGTGTAACTCTCCAGAGAGGACCTGTAGGActccagctgtgttttcagcttctttaACTCagactctctctgttttttctgctctgctaaCAGACTCTGCTCTGCAGTGAGACACTCAGTCTCCTCA
This genomic interval from Lates calcarifer isolate ASB-BC8 unplaced genomic scaffold, TLL_Latcal_v3 _unitig_1912_quiver_963, whole genome shotgun sequence contains the following:
- the LOC108891276 gene encoding uncharacterized protein LOC108891276 — translated: MDRTISCGSVEQQLELKELAQAVIGPLKSGLCSFNNVLEMLLSIDADIVLPGCPTFSNVRSEIENMKQQMEESEQVATNKLHCLDEETECLTAEQSLLAEQKKQRESELKKLKTQLESYRSSLESYTEALETERRNLKSAEDTLDGMRKRRDNAEIVRNVGIGVLFIPFWGWIAGPAMIAGGAIEMSQASDAVDRAKKEVENCESQVKSYSDKVSEYRSSIDQAERDIQEADRKINEAKAKLQALTVKREVVADVQAKVRRAVHQLGLLCGAGSAAELQTRHQILLEPVVKVMEEITTALGHITGENLLHTEGIKKLMLDLKTNQNKLKQLPDTKKSSDDYY